GGTTCAGAATTTGATTCCAATATGAAATACAGTCCAGTACCGTATCTTTCTCTTCGCCAGAATAGCTGAAAAGGCTCGCCGTTTTCAGCCCGGCCAATGTGGATGCGCAATATTCTACTAAATAACGTTCCAGCATGATCCGATCATACCCTTCGTAAACAGGATTCGGCGCTTGGGGAATTTTCGGTTAGCAGCAATGCTCCGCCAGAATGTTTTTCAGTGCGCAGGAACTGCTGCTGTGAGAACGCACAACCGCCGTGCCGGTATTTTTCGTCATCTGAAGCGCACTATACACCATTTGGTGCGATACCGTGCTGGTAAAAAGAACCAGAAGATCGGGGCAGCCAATTTGTGTCTTCATATTTGCCGGCTGCTGCGTAAACACCTTGGCTTTACAGTTGAACTGCTTACATATGTCTTTGTAAGTACAAACCATGCGGTCATGGCCCCCAATAATGACAACACTCATACTTTTCTTACCATCCTTTCCTTTTAAAAACTGATATGGAATTATGTATCTCGTTAGTTAGTCTTGTCTAACTAACGGTTCAAACAATAGAGTTAGCATCGCTAACTCTATTGTAAAATCGAACCGGTTGTTAGGGAAAACAAATCAACAGGAAAATTGCGGCTCACTTTTTATGGTGAGCATGCTCCTGTTCCGGGCTGCAGCAGTTGCAGCTTCCGCTGCACCCACTGCACCCACCGGATTTATGGGTACGGTAGGTTTGGTATGCAGCAAAAGCGATCCCTGCAAAAACAATGATAGAAATAATTACAGTAGCCATAATTTACGCAGACACCTTTCTATTTAATCGTTTGCCCTCAGAATTTGTGTCGGCCGGTTTGCGTACTAAGAGATAAATCAGCGCGGCAATCAGAACAAATGCTACCGCGGTCCAGAATCCAAATCCGCCGCCGCTCAGCAGGCTGCCAGTCTGGTAAATGATGAGCGCAATCACATAAGCAAACAAGGTCTGATACCCCACGGAGAATAGGGTCCATTTTGCGGAACCCAACTCAGTGCGGGCCGCACCCATTGCAGCGAAGCAGGGAGCGCAAAGCAGATTGAACGCGAGGAACGCATAGGCAGCCAGAGGAGAAACAGCAGCCTGCAGATTGCCCCATACTTCCGCGCCATCCTCGGCAACCTCAGCGAAACCGAACAGAATACCGAAGGTGCCAACCACGTTTTCTTTCGCGATCAGGCCAGTAATGGTGGCAACCGCAAACTTCCAATTGTCAAAGCCAAGCGGGGCAAACAGCGGGGCAATTGCGTTGCCAAGCGTCGCCAACATGGAATCCTCAATGTCTACCATCTGCATACTCCAGCTGAAGGTGCTGAGGAACCAAACCAGAACGGTAGCCAGCAGAATAATTGTAGCAGCCTTTTTGATGAAGGACTTTCCACGATCCCACATGTGAATCAAAACGCCCTTCGCTCCTGGCACGTGGTAAGAGGGAAGCTCCATAACGAACGGAGCAGGATCGCCGGAAAACACATGGGTCTTTTTCAGAATAATACCGGAAGAGATAATCCCGAAAATCCCAAGAAAGTAAGCGGAGGGGCCAACCCAAGAGGAATCGGGGAACATAGCACCGGCAATCAGCGCGATAATCGGCAGCTTGGCACTGCACGGAATAAACGTTGTGGTAATAATCGTCAGCCTACGGTCATGGTCGTTCTCAATGGTACGGGAAGCCATGATGCCGGGAACGCCGCAGCCGGTGCCGATCAAAATCGGTATGAAGGATTTACCCGACAAGCCGAAGCGGCGGAAGATACGGTCCATAATGAACGCAATACGCGCCATGTAGCCGCAGTCTTCCAAGATAGCAAGGAAGAAGAACATGGTGAGCATTTGAGGTAAAAAGCCGAGAACGGCGCCCACACCGGCAAGGATACCGTCTACAATTAAAGAAATCAGCCAGTCTGCGGTTTCCAAAGAGACAAGGAAGCTTTCAATGGCGGGCGGAATCACGTCACCAAACAGGGTGTCATTTACCCAGTCGGTCATTGCGGTGCCAACGGTGGAAATAGAAATATAATACACAAACCACATTACCAGCGCGAAGATTGGCAGAGCCAGAAAACGGTTGGTGACAATACGGTCGATTTTATCGGAGGGAGTTAGGCCAACCAGCTTTTTGTGGTAGGATTTCTGAATTACCTTGGCAATATATTCATACCGCTCATTCGTGATGATCGATTCGGTATCGTCATCAAGCTCGGTTTCACACTTGGTAATGATCGTTTCGAGCTTGGCACGATCCGCTTCGGAAAGCTTGGCCTCGGCCAGCATTTTCTCGTCCCGCTCAAACAGCTTGATAGACAGCCAGCGCTTGGGCGCAT
Above is a window of Faecalispora anaeroviscerum DNA encoding:
- a CDS encoding DUF2325 domain-containing protein, whose amino-acid sequence is MSVVIIGGHDRMVCTYKDICKQFNCKAKVFTQQPANMKTQIGCPDLLVLFTSTVSHQMVYSALQMTKNTGTAVVRSHSSSSCALKNILAEHCC
- a CDS encoding FeoB-associated Cys-rich membrane protein; this encodes MATVIISIIVFAGIAFAAYQTYRTHKSGGCSGCSGSCNCCSPEQEHAHHKK
- the feoB gene encoding ferrous iron transport protein B produces the protein MSIKLALAGNPNCGKTTLFNELTGSSQYVGNWPGVTVEKKEGKLRGHKDVIVTDLPGIYSLSPYTLEEVVTRNYLIHENPDVIVNLVDASNLERNLYLTTQLVEMGLPVVLALNMMDIVRKNGDTIDSKKLGDAFGCPVVEISALKGEGTKELISVALSAAEQKPHAIAATFGNQVETALQQITQQFPAALKNAPKRWLSIKLFERDEKMLAEAKLSEADRAKLETIITKCETELDDDTESIITNERYEYIAKVIQKSYHKKLVGLTPSDKIDRIVTNRFLALPIFALVMWFVYYISISTVGTAMTDWVNDTLFGDVIPPAIESFLVSLETADWLISLIVDGILAGVGAVLGFLPQMLTMFFFLAILEDCGYMARIAFIMDRIFRRFGLSGKSFIPILIGTGCGVPGIMASRTIENDHDRRLTIITTTFIPCSAKLPIIALIAGAMFPDSSWVGPSAYFLGIFGIISSGIILKKTHVFSGDPAPFVMELPSYHVPGAKGVLIHMWDRGKSFIKKAATIILLATVLVWFLSTFSWSMQMVDIEDSMLATLGNAIAPLFAPLGFDNWKFAVATITGLIAKENVVGTFGILFGFAEVAEDGAEVWGNLQAAVSPLAAYAFLAFNLLCAPCFAAMGAARTELGSAKWTLFSVGYQTLFAYVIALIIYQTGSLLSGGGFGFWTAVAFVLIAALIYLLVRKPADTNSEGKRLNRKVSA